A genomic window from Gemmatimonadaceae bacterium includes:
- a CDS encoding insulinase family protein encodes MMRRALALLLLAVAPSVVVAQALPDTGTIRFEVAGVRIIHRQTNNNLVVANLYLLGGTQLVSARTAGIEPMLLEVTGRGTQRYPGDQLRRAMARTGSEIGVGAQNDWTIFGMRTTTDRLDSTWSIYTDRLLRPTLTAADVEFVRENRVAILDQRSDSPDALLSYLADSVAFAGHPYGLSPVGTSRSIRGISRDDLLAFHREQMVTSRMLLVIVGNIPRAKLQAMVASTLGTLPRGDYTWTAPPAGAARPGSAVHIEPRRLPTNYVLGWFEGPPAGHPDVPALRVASAILSGRLFAEIRSRRNLTYAVEARFRDEALTSGGLYVTTTRPDTTLGLMRAEIRALQQFVIPTENLRPLIQQFLTEYFVDNETSGAQADFLARAELYRGDFRAAERFVSDLRAVTGEDVQRVARTYMRNVRFAYIGNPQQVNRFRLMGF; translated from the coding sequence ATGATGCGCCGCGCACTCGCCCTGTTGCTGCTTGCGGTCGCCCCGAGCGTCGTCGTCGCGCAAGCGCTGCCGGACACGGGGACCATCCGCTTCGAGGTCGCTGGCGTCCGCATCATTCACCGCCAGACAAACAACAACCTCGTCGTCGCCAACCTGTACCTGCTCGGTGGCACGCAGCTGGTGAGCGCCCGTACCGCCGGCATCGAACCGATGCTGCTTGAGGTCACGGGGCGCGGAACGCAGCGCTATCCCGGCGACCAGCTGCGCCGCGCGATGGCCCGCACGGGCAGTGAGATCGGCGTGGGAGCGCAGAACGACTGGACGATCTTCGGGATGCGCACGACCACCGATCGGCTCGACTCGACGTGGAGCATCTATACGGACCGCCTGCTCCGGCCCACGCTGACGGCGGCGGACGTCGAGTTCGTGCGCGAGAACCGTGTCGCGATCCTCGACCAACGCAGCGATTCGCCGGACGCCCTGCTCTCCTACTTGGCCGACAGCGTCGCATTCGCCGGACATCCGTACGGGCTGTCACCCGTCGGCACCTCAAGGTCGATTCGCGGCATCTCGCGAGACGACCTGCTCGCGTTCCATCGCGAACAGATGGTGACCTCGCGGATGTTGCTGGTCATCGTCGGCAACATCCCGCGTGCCAAGTTGCAGGCGATGGTGGCCTCGACGCTCGGCACCTTGCCGCGCGGCGACTACACCTGGACCGCTCCGCCAGCCGGCGCAGCGCGACCGGGATCGGCGGTGCATATCGAGCCGCGGCGCCTCCCGACCAACTATGTCCTCGGGTGGTTCGAGGGACCACCAGCCGGCCATCCCGACGTCCCGGCCCTGCGCGTCGCGTCGGCGATTCTCTCAGGACGGCTCTTCGCCGAGATCCGCTCGCGTCGCAACCTCACCTACGCCGTCGAGGCGCGCTTCCGCGATGAAGCCCTGACCTCGGGCGGACTCTACGTCACGACCACGCGGCCCGACACCACGCTCGGGCTGATGCGCGCCGAGATCCGCGCGCTGCAACAGTTCGTCATTCCGACGGAGAACCTGCGGCCGCTCATCCAGCAGTTCCTGACGGAGTACTTCGTGGACAACGAAACGTCAGGCGCACAAGCGGACTTTCTCGCCCGCGCCGAACTCTACCGCGGCGACTTCCGCGCCGCCGAGCGCTTCGTCTCGGACCTGCGTGCGGTGACCGGTGAGGACGTGCAGCGCGTCGCGCGCACCTATATGCGCAACGTCCGCTTCGCGTACATCGGGAATCCGCAGCAGGTCAATCGCTTTCGGCTGATGGGCTTCTAG
- the hisN gene encoding histidinol-phosphatase — MSKELLTAAEALARHIGAVALGHYRSLLKVETKPDGSPVTIADREAETAAREWLAQHYPDDGILGEELGALEGSSGRTWVIDPIDGTKTFVRGVPLWGSLVALVRGEDVLAGAAFFPAVDELVVAAPAQGCWWNGQRARVSNCATLAGATVLITDERSFHTAAKRDGWRTLTGEASLARTWGDCYGYLLVATGRAEAMVDPIVNPWDAACFQPIITEAGGVFTDLAGRATAFSGSAIATNAALAASIRDYFDD, encoded by the coding sequence GTGAGCAAAGAACTGCTGACCGCCGCCGAGGCCTTGGCCCGCCACATCGGCGCCGTGGCGCTCGGGCACTACCGCTCGCTGCTCAAGGTCGAGACCAAGCCGGACGGTTCTCCGGTCACGATTGCCGATCGCGAGGCCGAGACGGCTGCGCGCGAATGGCTTGCGCAGCACTATCCGGATGACGGCATCCTCGGCGAGGAGCTCGGCGCGCTCGAGGGCAGCAGCGGTCGCACGTGGGTGATCGATCCGATTGACGGCACCAAGACCTTCGTGCGCGGCGTCCCGCTCTGGGGGTCCTTGGTCGCGTTGGTGCGGGGCGAGGATGTGCTGGCCGGAGCGGCGTTCTTTCCGGCGGTCGACGAGCTGGTCGTCGCGGCGCCGGCGCAGGGCTGTTGGTGGAACGGCCAGCGCGCGCGTGTCAGCAACTGCGCAACGCTCGCCGGTGCCACCGTGCTAATCACCGACGAACGCAGCTTCCACACGGCCGCCAAGCGCGACGGCTGGCGCACGCTGACCGGCGAGGCCTCGCTCGCCCGGACCTGGGGCGACTGCTACGGCTACTTGCTGGTGGCCACCGGACGCGCCGAAGCGATGGTGGATCCGATCGTGAACCCGTGGGACGCCGCGTGCTTCCAACCGATCATCACCGAGGCCGGCGGGGTGTTCACCGACCTTGCGGGACGCGCGACCGCGTTCTCGGGATCGGCGATAGCGACCAACGCCGCGTTAGCGGCTTCGATTCGAGACTACTTCGATGATTGA
- a CDS encoding bifunctional phosphoribosyl-AMP cyclohydrolase/phosphoribosyl-ATP diphosphatase HisIE, whose protein sequence is MIDLDQLDFRKGGGLVPVVAQDVRSGAVLMVAYADREALERTQASGELHLRSRARGAWHKGATSGNVLRVRALVADCDADTVLARVEPAGPACHTGSTSCFGATPPGDALSALDATISQRMEEAAPTGAGYTQRLLGDRNLRLKKIGEEASELVTACADGDAARATEEAADLIYHTLVALRAAGGSLDAVRAVLDARAHGAR, encoded by the coding sequence ATGATTGACCTCGACCAGTTGGACTTCCGCAAGGGCGGTGGCTTGGTCCCCGTCGTGGCGCAGGACGTGCGCAGCGGCGCCGTGCTGATGGTGGCCTACGCGGACCGCGAGGCCCTCGAGCGCACGCAGGCGAGCGGCGAACTCCACCTGCGGAGCCGGGCGCGCGGCGCGTGGCACAAAGGCGCGACGAGCGGCAATGTGCTGCGCGTCCGCGCGCTCGTCGCCGATTGCGATGCGGACACAGTCCTCGCACGCGTCGAGCCCGCCGGACCGGCCTGCCACACCGGAAGCACGAGCTGCTTTGGCGCGACGCCACCCGGGGACGCGCTCTCGGCGCTCGATGCGACGATCAGTCAGCGAATGGAGGAGGCCGCGCCGACCGGCGCCGGCTACACGCAGCGCTTGCTCGGGGACCGCAATCTGCGGCTCAAGAAGATCGGCGAGGAAGCCAGCGAGCTCGTCACGGCTTGCGCCGACGGCGACGCCGCGCGCGCAACCGAGGAAGCGGCTGACCTGATCTACCACACGCTGGTCGCGCTGCGGGCGGCGGGCGGTTCGCTGGATGCCGTGCGCGCCGTGCTGGACGCCCGCGCGCACGGCGCGCGCTAG
- the hisF gene encoding imidazole glycerol phosphate synthase subunit HisF: MLTRRLIVCLDVDRGRVVKGTRFVDLRDVGDPVALAERYEAEGADEIVFLDISATHEARSTTLDLARRTAERLFIPLTIGGGIDSADAMAAALRAGADKVAVNSAAVRRPALITEGAERFGSQCVVASIDAARDGDAWKVFVAGGRVPTGLDAVAWAAECARRGAGEILLTSIDRDGARDGYDLALTRAVAAAVTVPVIASGGAGSAAHVRAALTDGGADAALVAGILHDGSTTVRALKDAMREAALPVRGVAA, from the coding sequence ATGCTGACGCGACGGCTGATCGTATGCCTCGACGTCGATCGCGGGCGGGTCGTGAAGGGCACGCGCTTCGTGGACCTGCGCGATGTCGGAGACCCGGTCGCGCTCGCCGAGCGCTATGAGGCCGAAGGGGCGGACGAAATCGTCTTCCTCGACATCTCGGCGACGCACGAGGCACGCAGCACCACGCTCGACCTGGCGCGCCGAACGGCCGAGCGGCTGTTCATCCCGCTGACGATAGGTGGTGGCATCGATTCCGCCGACGCGATGGCGGCGGCGCTCCGCGCCGGCGCCGACAAGGTCGCGGTCAACAGCGCGGCCGTGCGGCGTCCGGCGCTGATCACCGAGGGCGCCGAACGCTTCGGCTCGCAGTGCGTGGTGGCGAGCATCGATGCCGCGCGGGACGGCGACGCGTGGAAGGTCTTCGTCGCCGGCGGGCGCGTGCCCACGGGGCTCGATGCCGTCGCCTGGGCCGCCGAATGCGCCCGGCGCGGCGCCGGGGAGATTCTCCTCACGAGCATCGACCGCGACGGCGCGCGCGATGGCTACGACCTGGCGCTCACGCGTGCCGTCGCCGCCGCAGTGACCGTGCCGGTCATTGCATCGGGGGGCGCGGGAAGTGCCGCGCACGTACGCGCCGCCTTGACCGACGGCGGTGCCGATGCGGCTTTGGTGGCGGGCATCCTGCACGACGGCAGCACGACGGTCCGCGCGCTGAAGGACGCGATGCGCGAGGCGGCGTTGCCCGTGCGTGGAGTGGCGGCGTGA
- a CDS encoding imidazoleglycerol-phosphate dehydratase: MKSQSAPVVVERRTKETQIRVEARLGDGTATVDTTVPFLDHMMVALAKYSGVDLQITARGDLRHHIIEDVALTVGPAIAGAIPATAARYGERTVPMDEALVQAVLDVGGRPYYEGPIPSSLYEHWMRSFCDAARFTLHLRVLRGEDRHHIVEAAFKALGFAIREAARESGAVFSTKGAIALEVE; encoded by the coding sequence ATGAAGTCCCAATCCGCTCCGGTAGTCGTGGAACGCCGCACGAAGGAAACGCAGATCCGCGTCGAGGCAAGGCTGGGCGATGGCACGGCCACCGTCGACACGACGGTGCCGTTCCTCGACCATATGATGGTGGCCCTGGCGAAGTACAGCGGCGTGGACCTGCAAATCACGGCCCGCGGCGACTTGCGGCACCACATCATTGAAGACGTCGCGCTCACTGTTGGACCGGCAATCGCCGGCGCCATTCCGGCAACGGCAGCACGCTACGGCGAACGTACCGTCCCGATGGACGAGGCGCTCGTGCAGGCCGTGCTCGACGTCGGCGGGCGCCCGTACTATGAAGGACCGATCCCCAGCTCGCTGTATGAGCACTGGATGCGCTCGTTCTGTGACGCGGCGCGCTTCACGCTGCACCTGCGCGTGCTGCGCGGCGAAGACCGGCACCACATCGTGGAGGCGGCGTTCAAGGCGCTCGGCTTCGCGATCCGCGAGGCCGCGCGCGAGAGCGGTGCGGTGTTCAGCACCAAGGGCGCCATCGCGCTGGAGGTCGAGTGA